Proteins found in one Streptomyces sp. NBC_00461 genomic segment:
- a CDS encoding SpoIIE family protein phosphatase — protein MAGNQDARAAALVVGPDGVVSGWSESGQRLLGWTAEDAVGRPVTDLLAAPPPPGFPDSDGSGPDHPRLIPLLRRDGSTLDALVSAHPLFDADGRALGHAVTVQRWESRPVIADLAFEQCPFALGVYDPELRFLWINASSGRVIAHSEEQVLGKKYREVLPEFDRSLFPERDDKPYTDQLAEVARTGKAARLITVFQPLGGDYANAWATSIWPVRDAEGRVRAVANWGFDMSAEYWARQRLIMLNEASGGIGRTLDVIGTAQELATTPVPAFTDLVTVDLFDEVLRGEEPPSVSGFTSGESIVLSRAAQHSAKEDTDQAPGPTTPVSHAPGSVAARCMATGRSTVQLAADPGEGGEWAFGPGLASDPAHWPPGNPLIDGSIAADGLTGRITVPLRARGALLGVVAFSRLDRPEAFTADDLILAEELTAKAAVAIDNARRYSRERTTALTLQRSLLLQQLPSQEALEVASRYLPAATDAEVGGDWFDVIPLSGARVALVVGDVVGHGLHASASMGRLRTAVRTLADVDLPPDELLTHLDDLVIHLASDLQPAGHFQPTGEFGATCLYTVYDPVSRRFTLASAGHPLPLIISPDGTRTSAPAQPGPPLGIGGLPFEATEIELPEGSLLALYTDGLVESRERDVDQGIAELLRVLNHSATSLDDLCDTVLDAMLPVRRTDDAALLLARTHAMDPQHVAYWDVEPDPAQVPRARKFALDQLEAWGMEEESFVTELVVSELVTNAIRYGEPPIRLRLIRDTSLICEVSDASNTSPHLRRARAFDEGGRGLLLVAQLTQGWGTRHTTDGKTIWCAQTLTEPEPEPQ, from the coding sequence ATGGCCGGCAACCAGGATGCCCGCGCTGCCGCGCTTGTGGTGGGCCCGGACGGCGTGGTGAGCGGCTGGAGCGAGAGCGGGCAGCGGCTGCTGGGCTGGACGGCGGAGGACGCCGTCGGGCGCCCCGTGACCGACCTGCTGGCCGCTCCCCCGCCCCCCGGCTTCCCTGACAGCGACGGCAGCGGCCCCGACCATCCGAGGCTCATCCCCCTGCTCCGCCGGGACGGTTCCACGCTGGACGCTCTGGTGTCCGCCCACCCGCTGTTCGACGCCGACGGCCGGGCGCTGGGCCACGCGGTGACAGTCCAGCGCTGGGAAAGCCGCCCGGTGATCGCCGACCTGGCCTTCGAACAGTGCCCGTTCGCTCTGGGCGTCTACGACCCTGAGCTGCGGTTCCTGTGGATCAACGCCTCCTCGGGCCGGGTGATCGCGCACTCCGAGGAGCAAGTGCTCGGTAAGAAGTACCGCGAGGTGCTTCCCGAATTCGACCGGTCCCTGTTTCCCGAAAGGGACGACAAGCCCTACACCGACCAGCTCGCCGAAGTGGCGAGGACGGGCAAGGCCGCGCGTCTCATCACCGTCTTCCAGCCACTCGGCGGTGACTACGCCAACGCCTGGGCCACCAGCATCTGGCCCGTCCGGGACGCCGAGGGCAGGGTCCGCGCGGTCGCCAACTGGGGATTCGACATGAGCGCCGAGTACTGGGCCCGGCAGCGCCTGATCATGCTCAACGAGGCCAGCGGCGGCATCGGACGGACACTCGACGTGATCGGCACCGCCCAGGAACTGGCCACGACGCCGGTGCCGGCATTCACCGACCTCGTCACCGTGGATCTCTTCGACGAGGTGCTGCGCGGAGAGGAGCCGCCGTCCGTGTCCGGGTTCACCTCCGGCGAGTCCATCGTGCTCAGCCGTGCCGCCCAGCACAGCGCGAAGGAGGACACCGACCAGGCTCCCGGGCCCACGACGCCGGTCAGCCACGCTCCCGGTTCCGTCGCCGCCCGCTGCATGGCCACCGGCAGGTCCACGGTCCAGCTCGCGGCCGACCCCGGCGAGGGCGGCGAATGGGCCTTCGGGCCCGGCCTCGCCTCCGACCCGGCCCACTGGCCACCGGGCAACCCGTTGATCGACGGGTCCATCGCCGCGGACGGGCTCACCGGCCGGATCACCGTGCCCCTCCGGGCGCGCGGCGCGCTGCTCGGCGTGGTCGCTTTCTCCCGCCTCGACCGGCCCGAGGCCTTCACCGCCGACGACCTGATCCTCGCCGAGGAGCTGACCGCCAAGGCAGCCGTCGCCATCGACAACGCCCGCCGGTACTCGCGCGAGCGTACGACCGCGCTGACCCTGCAACGCAGTCTGCTGCTGCAACAGCTGCCGAGCCAGGAGGCGCTTGAGGTGGCGTCCCGCTACCTGCCCGCCGCGACCGACGCGGAAGTGGGTGGGGACTGGTTCGACGTCATTCCGCTCTCCGGTGCACGGGTCGCCCTGGTCGTCGGCGATGTGGTCGGTCACGGCCTGCACGCCTCAGCCAGCATGGGCCGGCTGCGCACGGCGGTCCGCACGCTCGCCGACGTGGACCTGCCGCCGGACGAGTTGCTGACCCACCTGGACGACCTGGTCATCCACCTCGCCAGCGACCTCCAGCCCGCCGGCCACTTCCAACCGACCGGCGAGTTCGGGGCCACCTGTCTGTACACCGTCTACGACCCGGTCTCCCGCCGCTTCACACTGGCGAGCGCAGGTCATCCGCTGCCGCTCATCATCTCCCCGGACGGCACCAGGACCTCGGCACCCGCACAGCCGGGACCACCCCTCGGCATCGGCGGGCTGCCCTTCGAAGCCACCGAGATCGAGCTGCCGGAGGGCAGCCTGCTCGCCCTCTACACCGACGGACTGGTGGAAAGCCGCGAGCGGGACGTCGACCAGGGGATCGCCGAACTGCTGCGAGTCCTGAACCACTCGGCCACCTCACTGGACGACCTCTGCGACACGGTGCTGGACGCCATGCTTCCGGTACGCCGCACCGACGACGCCGCCCTGCTGCTCGCTCGCACCCACGCGATGGATCCCCAGCACGTCGCCTACTGGGACGTCGAACCCGACCCCGCGCAGGTGCCGCGCGCCAGGAAGTTCGCCCTCGACCAACTGGAGGCCTGGGGCATGGAGGAGGAGTCGTTCGTCACCGAACTGGTGGTCAGCGAGCTGGTCACCAACGCCATCAGATACGGCGAGCCGCCGATCAGGCTGCGGCTGATTCGCGACACGTCCCTGATCTGCGAGGTCTCCGACGCCAGCAACACCTCACCGCACCTGCGCCGAGCGCGCGCCTTCGACGAGGGCGGCCGGGGCCTGCTCCTCGTCGCCCAGCTCACCCAAGGCTGGGGCACCCGCCACACCACCGACGGCAAGACAATCTGGTGCGCCCAAACCCTCACCGAGCCGGAGCCGGAGCCGCAATGA
- a CDS encoding glycoside hydrolase family 43 protein, which translates to MPPPLQPDTRSTNPVLPGFHPDPSVCRVGDDYYLACSSFEYFPGVPLFHSRDLVHWTQIGNALDRPEQLRLTKSWSSGGIYAPTLRHHDGRFWLIVTNCSEGGGNFIVTATDPAGPWSDPIWAPGVPGIDPDLVWDEDGTCWCTVAGVSQVRIDPSTGETYGTPHKLWSGAPGAKAPEAPHLYRIGDYWYLLIAEGGTERCHGVSIARGRTPAGPFEPCPANPILTHRGTDHPVQNTGHADLVQGPDDSWWMVFLGVRPGGGTPGWHVLGRETFLAPVTWVDDWPVVGEVTLDLPELPWPLSPGAVEENRDDFELAELRPAWISLRDRPAEHVTTKERPGWLTLRARGDSLDEPDAVFTGRRQRHLRCRARTLVDAAEGSGGLAVRIDERHHYDIEVSGTRVQVLARVGSLRTVVAEQSVPAGPVVLAVTIAEPPSPHGPCTGPDVISLGVEQPDGTFTELATLDGRYLSTEVAGGFTGRVIGMYAAAGTVHFDWFDYEPLDG; encoded by the coding sequence GTGCCCCCTCCGCTCCAGCCGGACACCCGCTCCACCAACCCGGTGCTCCCCGGCTTCCACCCCGACCCCAGCGTCTGCCGCGTCGGCGACGACTACTACCTGGCCTGCTCCAGCTTCGAGTACTTCCCCGGGGTGCCCCTGTTCCACAGCCGTGACCTGGTGCACTGGACCCAGATCGGGAACGCCCTGGACCGGCCGGAGCAGCTGCGTCTGACGAAGTCGTGGTCCTCCGGCGGGATCTACGCCCCCACCCTGCGCCACCACGACGGCCGTTTCTGGCTGATCGTCACCAACTGCAGCGAGGGCGGCGGCAACTTCATCGTCACGGCCACCGACCCCGCCGGACCCTGGTCGGACCCCATCTGGGCGCCGGGTGTCCCCGGCATCGATCCTGACCTGGTGTGGGACGAGGACGGCACCTGCTGGTGCACGGTCGCCGGGGTGTCCCAGGTCCGTATCGACCCCTCCACCGGGGAGACGTACGGCACTCCGCACAAACTCTGGTCCGGCGCACCCGGCGCCAAGGCCCCCGAGGCGCCGCACCTGTACCGGATCGGCGACTACTGGTACCTGCTCATCGCCGAGGGCGGCACCGAGCGCTGCCACGGCGTCTCGATCGCCCGTGGCCGTACACCCGCCGGCCCGTTCGAGCCGTGCCCGGCCAACCCGATCCTCACCCACCGCGGCACCGACCACCCCGTCCAGAACACCGGGCACGCCGACCTGGTCCAGGGCCCCGACGACTCCTGGTGGATGGTGTTCCTCGGCGTCCGGCCGGGCGGCGGCACACCGGGCTGGCACGTCCTCGGCCGGGAGACCTTCCTGGCCCCCGTGACCTGGGTGGACGACTGGCCGGTGGTCGGCGAGGTCACCCTGGACCTGCCCGAGCTCCCCTGGCCGCTCTCCCCCGGCGCTGTCGAGGAGAACCGGGACGACTTCGAGCTCGCCGAACTGCGGCCGGCCTGGATCTCCCTGCGTGACCGGCCCGCCGAGCACGTCACCACGAAGGAGCGCCCGGGCTGGCTGACGCTCCGCGCGCGGGGCGACTCCCTGGACGAGCCCGACGCGGTGTTCACCGGCCGGCGCCAGCGGCACCTGAGGTGCCGGGCGCGCACGCTGGTCGATGCCGCGGAGGGAAGCGGTGGCCTCGCCGTGCGGATCGACGAGCGGCACCACTACGACATCGAGGTGTCCGGCACGCGGGTGCAGGTGCTCGCGCGCGTCGGCTCCCTGCGCACGGTCGTGGCCGAACAGTCCGTGCCCGCCGGGCCGGTGGTCCTCGCCGTCACCATCGCGGAACCGCCGTCTCCGCACGGGCCGTGCACGGGACCCGACGTCATCTCCCTCGGCGTCGAGCAGCCCGACGGCACGTTCACCGAGCTGGCGACCCTCGACGGCCGCTATCTGTCGACCGAGGTCGCCGGCGGCTTCACCGGTCGGGTCATCGGCATGTACGCCGCGGCGGGCACCGTCCACTTCGACTGGTTCGACTACGAGCCCCTCGACGGCTGA
- a CDS encoding cellulase family glycosylhydrolase: MKDIRRPEHHRSRGPGRLAGLLMALLVILGLSGTTALAAPGGTAQQAGATVKVPARAKDAVAAMQPSWNLGNTLDAIPDETSWGNPKATRELFKTIRAEGFRSVRIPVTWNAHQATTAPYAVDAAYMNRVKQVVDWAQAENLYVVLNVHHDAELWISKINTDHDNVLARYDALWTQISATFRNEPRTLLFESINEPSFEDATAAQKAQLMNELNTSFHKIVRVAGGGNKNRLLVLTTQGGTPSQELMDDLYTTIKSLHDSNLVATVHFYSWYPFSINIAGGTRYDDAAQNDLNDAFARMRDIFVARGIPVYVGEVGLLGYPDHNHPSRVERGEALKYYEHLGYAARLVGVTTALWDPGTWAYLNRETLKWSDPALMAWIKSSWTTRSATASFDKVFLEKKEPITAQGVTLNLNGTTFRGLWHGETKLVEGRDYTLFDKTRLTLTAGALTRLSGDREYGVNATLQARFSRGLPWQIEVVTYDEPVLSDATGKTDAFTIPTQYKGDALATMEARYGDGSYAGPTNWTVYQEFNATFSPDYPNDTIILTPEFLNSLRDGELVTLTFDFYSGKKVMYHVKKSGDSVTGTHVPPLP, encoded by the coding sequence ATGAAGGACATACGCAGACCCGAACACCACCGCAGCCGCGGCCCCGGACGCCTGGCCGGCCTGCTGATGGCGCTGCTCGTCATTCTGGGGCTGTCCGGCACCACCGCGCTCGCGGCGCCCGGCGGCACGGCACAGCAGGCAGGCGCCACGGTCAAGGTTCCGGCCCGCGCCAAGGACGCAGTCGCGGCGATGCAGCCCAGCTGGAACCTGGGCAATACCCTGGACGCGATCCCGGACGAGACGTCCTGGGGCAACCCCAAGGCCACCAGGGAGCTGTTCAAGACCATCCGGGCGGAGGGCTTCCGCAGTGTCCGCATCCCGGTGACCTGGAACGCACACCAGGCCACCACCGCGCCCTACGCCGTCGACGCCGCGTACATGAACCGCGTCAAGCAGGTGGTCGACTGGGCACAGGCCGAGAACCTCTACGTCGTGCTCAACGTCCACCACGACGCTGAGCTGTGGATCTCGAAGATCAACACCGACCACGACAACGTGCTCGCCCGCTACGACGCCCTGTGGACCCAGATCTCCGCCACGTTCCGCAACGAGCCGCGCACCCTGCTCTTCGAGAGCATCAACGAACCGAGCTTCGAGGACGCCACGGCCGCGCAGAAGGCCCAGCTCATGAACGAGCTGAACACCTCGTTCCACAAGATCGTCCGCGTTGCCGGCGGCGGGAACAAGAACCGCCTGCTCGTCCTGACCACACAGGGAGGCACCCCCTCCCAGGAGCTCATGGACGACCTGTACACCACGATCAAGTCGCTGCACGACAGCAACCTGGTCGCCACCGTGCACTTCTACAGTTGGTACCCGTTCAGCATTAACATCGCGGGCGGCACCCGGTACGACGACGCCGCCCAGAACGACCTCAACGACGCCTTCGCCCGCATGCGCGACATTTTCGTCGCCAGGGGCATCCCCGTCTACGTCGGCGAGGTCGGCCTGCTCGGCTACCCCGACCACAACCATCCCTCCCGTGTCGAGCGGGGCGAGGCGCTGAAGTACTACGAGCACCTCGGATACGCGGCGCGCCTCGTCGGTGTCACCACCGCGCTGTGGGACCCCGGAACTTGGGCCTACCTGAACCGGGAGACCCTGAAGTGGTCGGACCCCGCTCTGATGGCCTGGATCAAGTCCAGCTGGACCACCCGTTCGGCAACGGCCTCCTTCGACAAGGTCTTCTTGGAGAAGAAGGAGCCGATCACGGCCCAGGGGGTCACCCTGAATCTGAACGGGACCACCTTCCGGGGCCTGTGGCACGGTGAGACGAAGCTCGTCGAGGGACGGGACTACACCCTCTTCGACAAGACGCGGCTCACCCTCACGGCCGGCGCGCTGACCCGGCTGTCGGGCGACCGCGAGTACGGGGTGAACGCCACGCTCCAGGCCCGGTTCTCCCGCGGGCTGCCCTGGCAGATCGAGGTGGTCACCTACGACGAGCCGGTGCTGTCGGACGCCACGGGCAAGACCGACGCGTTCACGATCCCCACGCAGTACAAGGGTGACGCGCTGGCGACCATGGAGGCCAGGTACGGAGACGGCAGCTACGCCGGCCCGACGAACTGGACTGTGTACCAGGAGTTCAACGCGACATTCTCGCCGGACTACCCGAACGACACGATCATCCTGACGCCCGAGTTCCTGAACTCGCTGCGCGACGGCGAACTGGTGACACTGACCTTCGACTTCTACAGCGGCAAAAAGGTCATGTATCACGTCAAGAAGTCCGGAGACTCGGTCACCGGCACTCACGTCCCACCCCTCCCCTGA
- a CDS encoding glycoside hydrolase family 27 protein — protein MPTRSVGRLFRFLAAAALTVTASLTASAHSTASAAPGSPALTPPLGWNSWNSFGCGITESQVRQAADAMVSSGMRDAGYRYVVVDDCWFDPQRDAAGNLRANAAKFPSGMKALGDYIHGKGLKFGIYQVPGDRTCAQTSGAYPGSTGSRGHEAQDAATFASWGVDYLKYDWCSSSGTRDEQIARFTLMRDALRATGRPIVYSINPNSFHAITGATYNWGEVADLWRTTEDLLDVWQNGNTNSYPMGVGNVLDVTAPLAAQSGPGHWNDPDMLVVGRPGLSLTESRSHFALWALLGAPLMAGNDIRTMSADVSAILRNPRLLAVNQDPVGAGGRRVRDDGGTEIFAKPLSDGSVAVGLFNRGGDTATVTTTAAQVGLSGGPFTLTDLWTGGTSSTSGQISATVPAHGVAVFRVSGGSPLAATTSRLRGNASGRCLDVDNASTAAGATVLIWDCHTAANQLWTTWAGGEIRVFGDKCLDAYDQGTANGTRVITWPCNGQDNQKWTVGTDGSIRNVHAGLCLDLDRAGTANGTPLVLWSCNGQAGQKWTRA, from the coding sequence GTGCCCACACGATCAGTCGGACGCCTGTTCCGCTTCCTCGCGGCGGCCGCGTTGACGGTCACCGCGTCCCTGACGGCCTCCGCCCACTCCACCGCCTCGGCCGCGCCCGGCAGCCCGGCGCTCACCCCACCGCTGGGCTGGAACAGCTGGAACAGCTTCGGGTGCGGGATCACCGAGTCCCAGGTGCGCCAGGCCGCCGACGCGATGGTGTCCTCGGGCATGCGGGACGCCGGTTACCGGTACGTGGTGGTCGACGACTGCTGGTTCGACCCGCAGCGTGACGCGGCGGGCAACCTGCGGGCCAACGCGGCCAAGTTCCCGAGCGGGATGAAGGCGCTCGGGGACTACATCCACGGCAAGGGACTGAAGTTCGGCATCTACCAGGTGCCGGGCGACCGTACCTGCGCGCAGACCAGCGGCGCCTACCCCGGGTCGACGGGCAGCAGGGGACACGAGGCCCAGGACGCCGCCACGTTCGCCTCGTGGGGCGTCGACTACCTCAAGTACGACTGGTGTTCCTCCAGCGGTACCCGCGACGAGCAGATCGCGCGCTTCACGCTCATGCGCGACGCCCTGCGCGCCACCGGGCGGCCGATCGTCTACAGCATCAACCCCAACAGCTTCCACGCCATCACCGGTGCCACCTACAACTGGGGTGAGGTCGCCGACCTGTGGCGGACGACCGAGGACCTGCTGGACGTCTGGCAGAACGGCAACACCAACAGCTATCCGATGGGCGTCGGCAACGTCCTGGACGTCACCGCGCCGCTGGCGGCGCAGTCGGGCCCGGGACACTGGAACGACCCCGACATGCTGGTCGTCGGCCGCCCCGGCCTGTCACTGACCGAGTCCCGCTCCCACTTCGCCCTGTGGGCACTGCTGGGAGCCCCGCTCATGGCCGGCAACGACATCCGCACCATGTCCGCCGACGTGAGCGCGATTCTGCGCAACCCGCGTCTGCTGGCGGTGAACCAGGATCCGGTGGGGGCCGGCGGGCGCAGAGTGCGCGACGACGGCGGCACCGAGATCTTCGCCAAGCCGCTGTCCGACGGCTCGGTCGCGGTGGGCCTGTTCAACCGGGGAGGCGACACGGCGACGGTCACGACCACGGCCGCACAAGTCGGCCTGTCCGGGGGGCCGTTCACCCTCACCGACCTGTGGACCGGCGGCACGTCGAGTACGTCCGGGCAGATCTCGGCGACTGTCCCCGCGCACGGAGTGGCCGTGTTCCGGGTGAGCGGAGGCAGCCCGCTCGCCGCCACCACCTCGCGCCTGCGCGGCAACGCGTCCGGCCGCTGCCTGGACGTGGACAACGCCTCCACGGCGGCCGGGGCCACGGTACTGATCTGGGACTGCCACACGGCCGCCAACCAGCTGTGGACCACATGGGCCGGCGGTGAGATCCGCGTCTTCGGCGACAAGTGCCTGGACGCCTACGACCAGGGGACCGCCAACGGCACCCGAGTCATCACCTGGCCCTGCAACGGCCAGGACAACCAGAAGTGGACCGTCGGCACTGACGGGTCGATCCGCAACGTCCACGCCGGGCTGTGCCTCGACCTCGACAGGGCCGGCACCGCCAACGGAACCCCGCTGGTCCTGTGGAGCTGCAACGGCCAGGCCGGCCAGAAGTGGACCCGCGCGTAG